Within the Pelagovum pacificum genome, the region CGGGCTCTACCTCGATGTCGACGAGGCGCCGCTTGCCTCCGACACAGTGCTGGTCGAGGACTTCCTGCCCGAACGGATCGACGTCGCGCTCGACCTGCCCGAAACGGTCTCGCAGACCGATACGCCGCCGCTGAAGGTGCAGGCCGACTACCTGTTCGGTGCCCCTGCCGCTGGCCTCGACATCGTGGGCGACGTCATCATCCGCGCCGCCTCCTCCGTATCCGAATGGCCGGGCTATAGCTTCGGCCGTTACGACGAACCGCTCAGCCCGCGCGCCGTCTCGCTCGGCTCCGACTGGCAGACGGCGGAAGACGGCTCCGCCCTTGTCGATGTGAAGATCCCCGAGATCGAAAGCGGCGGCCGCCCGATGGAGTTGCTGGTCAACGCGTCCGTCAACGAACTGTCCGGTCGCCCGGTGGAGCGTCAGGCCACCGCGCAGGTGCTGCCCGACTCCGCGATGATCGGCATCCGGCCGGAGTTCGACGGAGTCGTCGGCGAAGGCACCTCTGCCGCCTTCTCTCTCATCGGCCTCGCCAGCGACCTGTCGGCACAGCCGATGGACGTCTCCTGGACCGTCAACCGCGTGACCACGACTTACCAATGGTATCGCGTGAACGGCCGCTGGAACTGGGAGCCGGTCACCCGGCGCGAGGAAGTCGCCTCCGACACCGCCACCCTCGGCGAGGACTCGGTCGAAGTCTCCGTTCCCGTCGACTGGGGGCGCTACGAGATCGTCGTCGAACGGACCGACGGCGCCTACCTTGCCTCTTCGCAGAGCTTCTATGCCGGCTGGTATGCCCCGGCGGACACCGGCGACACGCCCGACATGCTGGAAGCCTCGCTCGACGCCGAAAGCTACCTGCCGGGCGAGACGGCCGAGTTCCGCATCGTCCCGCGCTATGCGGGCACCGCGCTGGTCACCGTCATGTCCAACCGCGTGATCCGCATGGAAGCGGTCGACGTGACGGAGGGCGAGAATATCATCCCGCTCGAGGTCACGGAGGAGTGGGGCGCGGGCGCCTATGTCACCGCCAGCGTTATCCGTCCGATGGACGTCTCTGAAAGCCGCAATCCGGCCCGCGCGCTCGGCCTGTCCTACGCGCAGGTCGATCCCGGCGACAAGGCGCTCTCCGTCTCCATCGAGGCCCCCGAAAGCGCGACCCCACGCGACACGATGGAGGTCGGCGTGCAGGTCGACGGCATCGCCGAAGGGGAACAGGCTTACGTGACGCTCGCCGCCGTTGATGTCGGCATCCTCAACATCACCGGTTTCGAGAGCCCCGATCCGCAAGGCCACTACTTCGGTCAGCGAAAGCTCGGCATCGAGATGCGCGACATCTACGGCCGCCTGCTCGACGGGATGACCGGCGCGATGGGGCAGGTCCGCTCCGGCGGCGATGCCGGTGGCGTCGGCGCCATGCAGTCTCCGCCTCCGACGGAGGAACTGGTCGCCTACTTCACCGGCCCGGTTGAGGTCGGCCCGGACGGCCGCGCGGAGGCCAGCTTCGAGATCCCGGCCTTCAACGGCACCGTTCGATTGATGGCGATCGCGTGGTCCGGAACGGGCGTCGGACAGGCGGACGCCGACGTGCTGATCCGCGATCCGGTCGTGGTCAACGTCACCGTCCCCCGCTTCCTCGCCCCCGGCGACCGGAGCCGGATGCTGATCGAGGTGACTCATGCCTATGGGCCCACTGGCCCGGTCGAACTTGACGTGACCTCTGCGGGGCTGAACCTTGTCGCCCCTGACGGGTTCCTCGACGGCTCCGTGCAGGATCAGACCGGCTTCGTCCGCTCCGTCCCGATCGTCGCGGAGGGGGCCGGCGTGCATGACATCACCCTCACCGTCACCGGCCCAGACGGTGATGAACTGGTGAAGACGGTGACGATCCCGGTGCAGGTCAACGATCCGGAGGTCTCCCGCACCCATCGCTTCACACTCGCGGCGGGCGAGAGCTTCACCTTCGACGACCAGGTCTTCGCGGGCTTCGTTCCCGCCTCGTCGAGCGCCACGCTCTCCGTCGGGCCGCTGGCGCGGTTCGATGCGCCCGGCCTGCTCGCCATGCTGGACCGCTATCCCTACGGCTGCACCGAGCAGATCACGTCGCAGGCGCTGCCGCTGCTCTACTTCGATCAGGTCGCCACTGCGATGGGGCTGGAACAGGCGGGCGAAGTCGGTGAGCGGATCGACGACGCCATCACTGCCGTCCTCGCCAACCAGTCACGGAACGGGGCGTTCGGCCTCTGGGGGCCCTATTCCGGCGACCTCTGGCTCGATGCCTATGTCACGGACTTCCTGAGCCGGGCGAAAGCGCGCGGCCACGATGTGCCGGACGTCGCCTTCGAGATGGCGATCGACAACCTGCGCAACCGGGTGAACTACTATCCCGATTTCGACAGCGGCGGTCATGACCTTGCCTATGCGCTGATGGTGCTCGCCCGGGAGGGCGCGGCGGCCATCGGCGACCTGCGCTACTACGCCGACGAGAAGGCGGAGGATTTCACCGCCCCGCTCGCCGCCGCGCAGCTGGGCGCCGCCCTCGCGCAATACGGCGAACAGCGACGCGCCGACGCGATGTTCTCCCGCGCTGCGTCGCTTCTGAACGAGCGTCTGAAATCGGACACCGAGGCCTCCGTCTGGCGGGCCGACTATGGCACCGACACGCGTGACGCGGCGGCCGTGCTCGCCCTCGCCGTCGAGGCCGGGTCGGGGGCCGTCGACCGCGAGCGCCTGTCCGAGGTGATCGCCCGCCCCGGCCGTCCCTCCACGCAGGAGGCGACGTGGACCCTGCTCGCCGCCAACGCGCTGATCGACGACCTGCGCGAGACCGGCGTGACGGTCGACGGCGCCGCGCCTGCAGGACCGATCGTCCACATGCGCGAGGACGCGGTGAACTCTGCCCCCGTCGTGTTCTCCAACGAGAGCGACACGGACACCGAGCTGACCCTGACCACCTTCGGCGTGCCGGAACTGGCGGAGCCGGCGGGCGGCAACGGCTACCAGATCCAGCGCGAGTACTTCACGATGGAAGGTGAGGCCGTCGATCCGACCGGCATCACCACCGGCACGAGGCTCGTCACCGTTCTGACCGTCCGGCCCTTCGGGCGGCAGGAGGCGCGGCTGATGGTGAATGACCCGCTGCCGGCGGGCTTCGAGATCGACAACCCGAACCTGTTGCGGGGCGGTGATATCTCCGCGCTCGACTGGCTCGACCCGGTGCAGGGCGAGAATGCGGAGTTCCGGCAGGACCGCTTCCTTGCCGCCGTCGACTGGCGCGACGACGAGGTGTTCCGCCTCGCCTACATCGTCCGCGCCGTATCGCCGGGCGAGTATCATCACCCCGCCGCCAGCGTCGAGGATATGTATCGCCCGCAGATGCGTGCCAACACGGACACGGGCCGGGTGACGATCGTCGAATGAGCCGGCGCTGGGCATGGGTGCTGTTTGTCGCCGCAGTGGCGATGGGCGCGCTCGCCCACGGGCGGGATCGCTTCGATGACTGGGTCGACGCGACGGTCCTGCCGCCGCTGACGGTCGAGACCTCGGTCGAGGTTCTGGACCGGAACGGCGAACTGCTGCGTCCCTTCCTCGTCGCGGACGGGCGCTGGCGGCTCGCTGTTGGGTTCGACGGGGTGGACCGCGATTACATCGACATGCTGATCCGCTACGAGGACAAGCGCTTCTGGGATCACCACGGCATCGACCCGGTCGCGATGACCCGCGCCGTCTACCAGGCGGTGCGCTACGGGCGGGTGATCTCCGGCGGCTCGACCCTGACGATGCAGGTCGCGCGGATCATCGAGGACGGGACCACCGGACAGATGTCCGGAAAGCTGCGGCAGATGCGCGTCGCGCTCGCGCTCGAGCGCCGGCTGTCGAAGGAGGAGATCCTGACGATCTACCTCAACCGTGCGCCGTTCGGGGGGAACCTCGAAGGCGTGCGGGCCGCGACCTTCGCCTACTTCCGCAAACCGCCGAACCGGCTAACCCCGGCGCAGGCCGCGCTGCTGGTCGCCCTGCCGCAATCGCCCGAGGCCCGCAGGCCCGACCGTGACCCGGCGGCGGCACGCGCGTCGCGGGACCGGGTGCTGGCCCGTATGGCGCGGGACGGCATCCTCGATCCGGCAGAGGCGGAGGCCGCGATCACCGAGGCCGCGCCGCGGGGACGTCACGATTTCCCGGCGCTCGCCGCGCACCTTGCCGAACGAATGACCGAAACCGATCCGGTGGCCGGTATCCACCAGACGACGCTGAACGCCGGCCTTCAGGCCGAGCTCGAGGATCTCGCTGCCGGCGCAGTGCGCGACGCGGGGGACCGGATGCAGGTGGCGATCCTCGTCGCCGACCACACGACGGGAGAGGTGCTCGCCTCCGTCGGCTCCGCCGCTTACACCGCCGACGCGCGGCAGGGCTTCGTCGACATGACGCAGGCGCTTCGGTCTCCCGGATCCACGCTGAAGCCGCTGGTCTACGGGCTCGCCTTCGACCGGGGGCTGGTCCATCCCGAAACGCTGATCGCCGACCGGCCCGTCGGCTTCGACGGCTATGCCCCGCAGAATTTCGATGGCATGTTCCGGGGGGAACTGCCCGTCCGCCGCGCGCTGCAACTGTCGCTGAACGTGCCGGTGGTGAGCCTGCTCGACGCGCTCGGCCCGCAGCATTTGCTGACCGGCCTGCGCCGCGCCGGGGCGGAGCCCGCGTTGCCCGGCGGTCGTCCTGGCCTTGCCGTCGCGCTCGGCGGGATCGGCGTGACGCTCGAGGACCTGACACGGCTCTATGCCGCCTTCGCCAACGATGGTGTCGCCGTCGACCTGCGCACCCGCCCCGACCCGACCGAGGGCTTCGTGCCGCATCACCTGATGAACCGCGCCGCCGCGTGGGAGCTTGGCGATATCCTCCG harbors:
- a CDS encoding alpha-2-macroglobulin family protein, which gives rise to MTRLFLTLVFALVASVAAAQDPIPDRRVAISRNLDFYGADLATIFDTTLDACQAACFADNSCVAFTYNQRNGSCFPKSGVSDVTAYDGAVSGRLLRTDPQVFSTMEARIESASFLSPRDFNAARDLGQTIGRLHSSDENTAQELLATVETSRRNDDLYTALLYTGAALALTDRADLWVDYSILARSASVSDTSERNRIRDRAVPAAINGYLRASGAAQQATALVALAEALEDDDRGRLMIDALRAAQEADFRRDTETLLEDAIGKYGFRVTDTDVESDSAEPRLCAIFNEPLVPAGVDYAPYVQLPDESLTVQASGEQLCVDGVVHGSRYRIVLREGLPAESGETLIRPIELTMYVRDRAPQVRFAGRGYVLPRTGEAALPVESVNVETVDLTLSTVTDRNIVRAMQEDLFARPLYAYDQDYFETYIGNEVWTGEADVQMELNADMTTRIPLAEAIADQPPGVYVLRASVPGQDPYDDPPATQWFVLSDLGIATMMGIDGLTVVVRSLADASATEGATITLISNANEVLETATTDATGVATFAPGLTRGTGAAAPALVTVEQGDDMAFLSLTGPAFDLSDRGVEGREPAPPVDVFLATDRGAYRAGETIHVTALMRDQTALAEVGLPLTAILTRPDGVEYSRHYSETDAAGGHVFALPVAGNAPRGVWEVGLYLDVDEAPLASDTVLVEDFLPERIDVALDLPETVSQTDTPPLKVQADYLFGAPAAGLDIVGDVIIRAASSVSEWPGYSFGRYDEPLSPRAVSLGSDWQTAEDGSALVDVKIPEIESGGRPMELLVNASVNELSGRPVERQATAQVLPDSAMIGIRPEFDGVVGEGTSAAFSLIGLASDLSAQPMDVSWTVNRVTTTYQWYRVNGRWNWEPVTRREEVASDTATLGEDSVEVSVPVDWGRYEIVVERTDGAYLASSQSFYAGWYAPADTGDTPDMLEASLDAESYLPGETAEFRIVPRYAGTALVTVMSNRVIRMEAVDVTEGENIIPLEVTEEWGAGAYVTASVIRPMDVSESRNPARALGLSYAQVDPGDKALSVSIEAPESATPRDTMEVGVQVDGIAEGEQAYVTLAAVDVGILNITGFESPDPQGHYFGQRKLGIEMRDIYGRLLDGMTGAMGQVRSGGDAGGVGAMQSPPPTEELVAYFTGPVEVGPDGRAEASFEIPAFNGTVRLMAIAWSGTGVGQADADVLIRDPVVVNVTVPRFLAPGDRSRMLIEVTHAYGPTGPVELDVTSAGLNLVAPDGFLDGSVQDQTGFVRSVPIVAEGAGVHDITLTVTGPDGDELVKTVTIPVQVNDPEVSRTHRFTLAAGESFTFDDQVFAGFVPASSSATLSVGPLARFDAPGLLAMLDRYPYGCTEQITSQALPLLYFDQVATAMGLEQAGEVGERIDDAITAVLANQSRNGAFGLWGPYSGDLWLDAYVTDFLSRAKARGHDVPDVAFEMAIDNLRNRVNYYPDFDSGGHDLAYALMVLAREGAAAIGDLRYYADEKAEDFTAPLAAAQLGAALAQYGEQRRADAMFSRAASLLNERLKSDTEASVWRADYGTDTRDAAAVLALAVEAGSGAVDRERLSEVIARPGRPSTQEATWTLLAANALIDDLRETGVTVDGAAPAGPIVHMREDAVNSAPVVFSNESDTDTELTLTTFGVPELAEPAGGNGYQIQREYFTMEGEAVDPTGITTGTRLVTVLTVRPFGRQEARLMVNDPLPAGFEIDNPNLLRGGDISALDWLDPVQGENAEFRQDRFLAAVDWRDDEVFRLAYIVRAVSPGEYHHPAASVEDMYRPQMRANTDTGRVTIVE
- the pbpC gene encoding penicillin-binding protein 1C, whose translation is MSRRWAWVLFVAAVAMGALAHGRDRFDDWVDATVLPPLTVETSVEVLDRNGELLRPFLVADGRWRLAVGFDGVDRDYIDMLIRYEDKRFWDHHGIDPVAMTRAVYQAVRYGRVISGGSTLTMQVARIIEDGTTGQMSGKLRQMRVALALERRLSKEEILTIYLNRAPFGGNLEGVRAATFAYFRKPPNRLTPAQAALLVALPQSPEARRPDRDPAAARASRDRVLARMARDGILDPAEAEAAITEAAPRGRHDFPALAAHLAERMTETDPVAGIHQTTLNAGLQAELEDLAAGAVRDAGDRMQVAILVADHTTGEVLASVGSAAYTADARQGFVDMTQALRSPGSTLKPLVYGLAFDRGLVHPETLIADRPVGFDGYAPQNFDGMFRGELPVRRALQLSLNVPVVSLLDALGPQHLLTGLRRAGAEPALPGGRPGLAVALGGIGVTLEDLTRLYAAFANDGVAVDLRTRPDPTEGFVPHHLMNRAAAWELGDILRDTPRPAGVMGEGIAYKTGTSYGYRDAWAMGYDGRHVIGVWMGRADGTPVPGIFGAGLAAPVLFSAFDRLKPEADSLPPPPPETLLVSNASLPQALQRFRPRGELVADGPRIAFPPQGAVVEGDLLVVKVRDGAAPFTWLANGAPVGQGHRREIQIDGLGPGFSDLTVIDAEGRAARVSVEMR